A single genomic interval of Aureliella helgolandensis harbors:
- the hemE gene encoding uroporphyrinogen decarboxylase — protein sequence MPGSKPSFEGLAVAALESRRAEDMERLITRFGGRAFVSPSMREIPIEENPAAVDFAYRVITGEINVVVFLTGVGFKQLLSSVERSLDKQRFLNALSDITTIARGPKAAAAMRAVGLTATHRVAEPNTWRELLQTIDAELTITNQKVAIQEYGKPNSSLVAGLEARGAEVIPVRVYQWDLPENTEPLQENIRALIAGQRDVLLITSAHQIANLLRMSADMGVEAELRKALRDVVVASIGPTTSEMLRQNELPVDMEPEHPKMGHLVQESAERAHRLLTGRQIRTQVLTETGRPPVDTAAPWYDGPFMRACRGEASSVTPVWLMRQAGRYMSEYRAVREKMTFLELCKDSALCAEVMVTAVEKLGVDAAIIFSDLLPILEPMGMDLEFAKGDGPVIHNPLRGAQDIDRVQELESMESLDFVFNTVRLTRQAIKPEIPVIGFAGSPFTLISYMIEGGSSRNYHNTKSLMYCDEVAWGELMGKMSRTIARYLNAQIAAGAQCVQLFDSWAGCLSVQDYARYVFPYVRQIIDSIVPDVPVINFATGNPALLPLLRGDHRTVVGIDWRVPLDVAWETVGHDRSVQGNLDPIALLADPQTLREMTADVLKRAGGRAGHIFNLGHGILPQTPVDNAIALVDMVHELSQK from the coding sequence ATGCCAGGATCAAAACCTTCCTTTGAGGGGTTAGCTGTAGCTGCACTGGAGAGCCGCCGCGCCGAGGACATGGAGCGGCTGATCACCCGCTTCGGTGGTCGCGCCTTCGTCAGCCCGTCGATGCGCGAGATTCCGATTGAAGAGAATCCCGCCGCGGTCGATTTTGCCTATCGCGTCATTACCGGTGAGATCAACGTCGTCGTCTTTCTGACCGGTGTCGGCTTTAAACAACTGCTGAGCAGTGTCGAGCGTTCGCTGGACAAGCAACGGTTCCTCAATGCGTTGTCGGATATTACCACGATCGCGCGGGGGCCGAAGGCGGCCGCAGCCATGCGGGCAGTCGGGCTGACTGCTACCCACCGCGTCGCGGAACCCAACACGTGGCGAGAACTGCTACAAACCATCGATGCCGAGTTGACCATCACCAATCAGAAGGTAGCAATCCAAGAGTATGGTAAACCCAACAGCAGTCTAGTGGCTGGCTTGGAAGCGCGCGGCGCTGAAGTGATCCCGGTCCGCGTCTATCAATGGGATCTGCCAGAGAATACCGAGCCACTGCAAGAGAATATCAGGGCTTTGATCGCCGGCCAACGCGATGTCCTATTGATCACCAGTGCGCACCAGATCGCAAATCTACTGCGAATGAGTGCGGACATGGGAGTCGAAGCCGAGTTGCGAAAAGCGTTGCGAGACGTTGTGGTCGCTTCGATTGGCCCCACGACGAGTGAAATGCTCAGACAGAATGAGCTGCCGGTCGATATGGAACCGGAACATCCCAAAATGGGCCATCTTGTGCAGGAGAGTGCCGAACGCGCACATCGCCTGCTCACGGGCCGTCAAATTCGAACTCAAGTCCTAACAGAAACAGGTAGACCTCCCGTGGATACAGCAGCACCTTGGTATGACGGCCCCTTTATGCGAGCTTGTCGCGGCGAAGCGTCCTCGGTTACTCCGGTTTGGCTCATGCGGCAGGCCGGTAGGTACATGAGTGAGTACCGCGCCGTCCGCGAGAAGATGACGTTTCTGGAGCTCTGCAAAGACTCTGCCCTGTGCGCCGAAGTCATGGTCACAGCCGTCGAGAAGCTAGGCGTGGATGCGGCCATCATCTTTTCGGACTTGCTGCCTATCTTAGAACCGATGGGGATGGATCTGGAATTCGCTAAGGGAGATGGACCGGTGATCCACAATCCACTGCGTGGTGCCCAAGACATCGATCGAGTGCAGGAGTTGGAATCGATGGAGTCCCTCGACTTCGTCTTCAACACCGTCCGCCTCACGCGACAAGCGATCAAGCCCGAGATCCCCGTGATTGGATTTGCCGGCTCGCCATTCACCTTAATCAGCTACATGATCGAAGGGGGGAGTAGCCGCAATTACCACAACACCAAATCGCTCATGTACTGCGATGAAGTTGCCTGGGGCGAATTGATGGGCAAGATGTCGCGAACGATTGCGCGTTACCTCAACGCGCAAATCGCGGCGGGTGCCCAGTGCGTGCAGCTGTTCGATTCTTGGGCTGGCTGCCTCTCGGTGCAAGATTACGCTAGATACGTCTTCCCGTATGTGCGGCAAATCATCGATTCAATCGTTCCCGATGTCCCCGTGATCAACTTTGCCACCGGCAACCCGGCCCTCTTACCCTTGCTCCGCGGCGATCATCGCACCGTGGTCGGAATTGACTGGCGGGTTCCGTTGGACGTCGCCTGGGAAACGGTGGGACACGATCGCAGCGTGCAAGGCAACTTGGACCCGATCGCACTGCTGGCCGATCCGCAAACATTGCGCGAGATGACGGCAGACGTCTTGAAGCGGGCTGGTGGTCGAGCGGGCCACATTTTTAATTTGGGGCACGGCATCTTGCCGCAAACGCCTGTCGACAATGCAATTGCACTCGTCGATATGGTGCATGAACTGAGTCAGAAGTAG